A part of Dermacentor variabilis isolate Ectoservices chromosome 10, ASM5094787v1, whole genome shotgun sequence genomic DNA contains:
- the LOC142559408 gene encoding uncharacterized protein LOC142559408: MKLPKLELQRFSGTATEWQSFCEQFQQAVRGNDGFFNAEKFVYLRSVLSGKATAAIAGIQVTGANYTTVIELLKERFGRRDVLIQEHLTQLLDLPPVQNGKEHIGLSRLYDHLHRNIAGLRALGVKTDSYGALLSSALLRVLPTNLVVGYHK; this comes from the coding sequence ATGAAACTGCCGAAGCTCGAGTTACAACGATTCAGCGGCACCGCCACGGAGTGGCAGTCTTTCTGTGAGCAGTTCCAGCAAGCGGTGCGCGGAAACGACGGCTTCTTCAACGCCGAGAAGTTTGTGTACTTGCGATCAGTTCTGTCTGGAAAAGCCACAGCGGCCATTGCCGGCATTCAAGTGACTGGGGCAAATTACACCACTGTCATCGAACTTCTAAAAGAGCGCTTCGGTCGACGAGATGTGCTGATTCAAGAACACCTGACTCAGTTACTCGACTTGCCACCGGTACAGAACGGAAAGGAGCACATCGGCCTAAGTCGACTCTATGACCACCTGCATCGCAATATTGCTGGTCTCAGGGCACTCGGAGTGAAAACAGACAGTTACGGCGCCCTGCTCTCCTCCGCACTCCTGCGAGTGCTGCCAACCAATCTTGTTGTCGGATACCACAAATGA